The Brachypodium distachyon strain Bd21 chromosome 4, Brachypodium_distachyon_v3.0, whole genome shotgun sequence nucleotide sequence TAACTTATCTCGATCCAGTGCCCCTAGAGGATCTTTGGACTTGGTGCGCCGCTGGTAATGTTGGCCCCACATAACATTAACAGGGGGCTGTTGAATCATACATCATTACTCAatttttcttcagttttgGATTTTGGATCAAATGGTTACTGTGTGCACTTTATGTGGTATCAAAGCAAAAAATTTACATTCGGCAATGGTAGCATATGGAAATTTTCAAGTCTAAATATATTATGATAAGTTTATCAAAGTTAAAATACATAAATTATAATATTAAACAATTAGAAACAGTACTCAATGAGATAAGTCTTTCTATTTTTCTATACTCCAACATATATTTCTTACTCATTAACTACTTGATGTGAAGAAAAAGGCATAATAACTACTTTTTCAACATAAATTAATATTTTCTTATGCAATTTAAAACCTTGTGACAAGCTAAAAAAAGTATTCCTGCTTGGATGACCCATAGAGCTTCTTGCGATCATCTCACTAGCATTATGCATTAGAATAAGAACTCTTAGGAAACCACTTGGCACTTCCATCTGGTGGAGCAGCGTGAACTGTGACGTGATCCTTGACCACTGATAATAATGTTAACATCCTCCAAAGAGATGCATGGGTAGACCACACAGGACCACCACAAAATATTTTCCTAGTTTCAAGAGATATATTATGTGAAGTACAACCGCAAAGACTGTCCTGAGGACCACTTGACACTGGTGAGATCACACCATTCCCTTGCCTCCTATTGGGATGCATTTTTATGGGTACAAACCATACTCAAAGTCTGATGATCTAAAAAAGCTACTAGCAAATTAAGTACTGGCGATCTTAAATTTCAAACCTTATCTTGCGCATCTTGTGATTTCCCAGCACAAGATATCAACAGGTTTTCAAAACCTTATCTTGCACACTGGTCAGTATAGGGTTTAGTTTTGCCTGCAGCAAGTGTTGTCTCTGAATCTAATCATTTAGATAGGACAAGCACGCACAGAGACCAAAGCGCAACAGATCCAAGAAATCAAGTGGTCCTAAGACATAAAAATTGCAGTTTACAAGAGCAAAGGCACAAGGAAAGAGATGAAGAACAAACCAAGTGTGCTTTGTGAAACCCTGGATGATCACCAATCGTAGACAGGTCACATGAGCTCAAGTGCTGCCCCCCTTCGATGAGACTAATTAGTCTCACATGCCTTTAAAGTAAATTAATTCTTTGTTTCCCCTAAGTAAGAATCGGTGGTGTACTAAACTAGTTCCGGAATCCTCCATCCAAGGCGCCGCACATGGATTCTTTCATCGATCTGCCATTGATCTTGACAAGATCTGGTCTTGCAGCTAGCACATAGATACATAAAACCGTCGTGGGCACGCCGACCAAATCTTGTGCTTATGGAGTTCTTGATCGGATGCAGATAAGCATCCTCGATAAATTTTGCTACAATCCAGAAAAGAGATCAGTGATGCTTTGACTCAAAGTATTCAACTGCCTCCTTGCTAATGATGCCTTCTGGCTTGTTTTCTGTCCTCCATCCTCAGATGACACATATGTATGTTCAGGTGGGTGAGGAAGATGGGGAAGAATCACTTGACTTGAAAGCTTAGTAGTGAAGTCAAGCAGAAGCAGAGTACTTAACACCTCCTTCACATCCGACGTGGATGtggaaagaaacaaaacaagctTCCCTTATGTCCGACGTAGGTGTGGATAATAATTGCGGAAATGCGGGAAAGGAATGAGACTCGAACCTGAGACCtcagctctgataccatgtttGCAAAATAGGAAATGGTCaaataagttttttttgtacTGCAGCAAGGGTTATATGCACAAGTTACATGGGCCAACACGGGCTTGGGCTAACTACAGCCTATAGACAACATATAcctacacacacacacatattcTAGCACCAACATCAATTTGTAAATAATTCCATACAACGATGGCATTTAACGAAATACATAAATTGTTCTCAGTAAATACAATAACCAATAGAAGAATAAGTCACATTAAAACGAGACACTATTACGTCCTACAGTAAAAGAGGAGATTATTCTGGTAGAAGCATTGTCAACAATAAGAAAAGTTGAACTTAAAAGAAGCCGGTCTGCAGGACGTACAGTGTAGAGTTCATTGTTTTGTTCACCCCAAGTCCAGATTTCTGAGTCAAGCTTCCCAAGCGAATTTTCATCACTGAGAAGATAGTCGCAAAAGGCAACAACAGTTAGCATTGTTTCTGCAGGGAAAATGTGCATTATCTGGAAGATGTGTGGAGCTACAAAAAGCCTAGTTCTCTCGGTTGAAGCTACTGCAATCACAAAGTCACAATGAAATAAACcattgaaaatatttttctcaaCTACAATACATGTCGATCACAATGCAATAAATCATTGAAAATAATTTTGCAACTATGACATGTCTTCTTTGGTGGTGAATCTCAAAGACTACATAGGcacaaatttgagaaaaagaTCACATGCCTGCAAAGCTTGTTATGTATGACTAGGTTTTTCTAAAGAGACCGAAACGAGCCAAGCAAGCACGTTAGCCTTGCCGCCATCCTTGAACCGCACGTTTGAAGACTAATATCCTCTTTGAATCAGCGAAGTCAGGAGGCCTTGGACGGTGGAGATTGATTGAAGATAAGGCAATTTTGCTGGTTCAAGATTTGCCAGCATGCAGCGGTAAAGATCTCAGAGGCACCGGATACAGGCGCCGAGGCCCGTGCAAAGCGAAATCAATCAATGAAGGATCCCTGCGGAAACCATTGATGCCCAAGCATGAAGAAAAGGTGCTAACTGGATTTACGAGCGCCACAAGGGCAAAGAAGGCATGAAGTAAGGGAATCTCTGTTGCAGTTCTTTCTGGCCACGGTTGTTGAGCCTTTCAAGCGAGAGAAGCCAGCAGAAGCCTTTGAGCTTGGGCACGCACTTGCTCTTCCAAATCCAAGAGTGAGCAACAGATCTTTGACGGGAAGAGAAACAATGGGAATAGAAATTTTTAGGAGCACAAGATCCATTCCCCAAAACACTGAGCCAAAGGTCAGAGTCATCGGTGTGATGAGCAATAGAGTCAACAATTAAGAGCATGGCATGGTATTCTTGAAACACCTGATCAGAAAGGGGCATAGTAAAAGCTCAAAGCTTCAATGGGATCATTAACCGTAGCAAACACTTGAAGGAGGATATTCTTGTtgatggaggagaagagcCTTGAGAAGTGAAGGCGGAACCAATCCACCTCCCAAGCATCAAACCAGAAATAGATGGAGGGGCCATTCCTGGGCAAGCAGTGAGAACAATCCTTGAAGTCTGGAACGAGAGCCAGCAAATCCTTCCACCAAACTGAGCCTTTATAATCATCGACAGAAGGCATAGAGTCCGCGTAGTGAGAATTCCAGATAAGCTTGACCCAAGGAGCATCACGACAATAGAAGAATTTGAACAGAAATTTCATCAGCAAAGAGGTTGAGCAGACCTAAACCACCGCAGCTCCAAGGGGAGCAAACACGGTCCCAAGCTCCATAATAGCCATTTATGTATTTCTTGGCACCAGATGTTAATTTAAATTTAAGAACTCCAATCATATATTCACAGATATTTTTGTCAATATCATGGATATCTTAAAGTACTCCGTAGATCTTTTTGAAGGACCGTGGAGCCaatattaattattatttttgcgaATGGGCCAATATTAATTGAAATACCGGTGACATTTATCTTCGCTGGTACATAAAACTTGTTGAACACAAGCACAACTAAAATTAACAATATGCAActatgaagaagaaaaatcttgCATTTCTCATCTCAGAGGCTGCACGGTTTGGTGACATCTTTTAGGTGTGCTGCTTCACGTTCCATATCAATCTGACAAGTGATAAAGACAGTTGCCTACCAGGAGGAGTCATGAAAAAAAGAACGTGACTAACAATTTAGCCAGGTTTCTCCATATCTATAGTACCAGTCCTACAATGAAATGGAGCAGAGGCTATGATCTTGTTgatctataaaaaaaaacttcaatAATACATGGTTTCACTAAAATTAGGGTGCGCATGTACAGAAGACAACACAATCCAATATTTCAACAACTATATGGCACTTCTCATTCAGCATTCTGTGAACGCTCAACTCTGGCCTCAGTATAATAGTGTAATACGCTCTGATTTGCTGTCAACAACAAAGATGAGGCCCTGAGTGTTCTAGAAGTAGTGCCTCCACGACCACCAAGGTCTTATCTGTTGGAAAAATGGCGACGGCGATGGagtgcggaggaggagggcgcgcggcgggcggtggtggaggagtGGATCGCGGCGGCGAGTTTACAGCGGGTCGGGGtcccggcggcagcggcgaagGAGGGTGCGCGGCTGCGGGCGGCGTAGGAGGGTTTCGCAGCAGCGGCCCGCGCGAGGAGGCAGGGGAAGACGGCGCCAAGGTCGTTTTCtatttggaatttatttttatCGGGAGGGTACGAGGGATGTCACGTAATTAGAGTTTACGGTGGGCCGTCTGAATGTCTGATGAATGTTCGTAGATCTCATTTTCTTACCGGCTgttattttttgagaaacagaGGCCGCAATTTTCTGGTTAAAGCAAATtcccctctctttttttcctgaaGTTCTCGCCCCTGTTCCGCCGCTGCCATCGTCCGTCTACTCCATCGAAGGGTTTGTTCGTAGCTGCTGCAACGCTGAAGCCTTCGTCGGCGTTCGAGTGGTTGTAGTCGATGGAGTCGTTCGCATGGAGACCGGCGACTCCATGTCTTTTTGGCCTCGAGACGTCGAGGAGAGCAATTGTAGCTTCTAGTGCATCTCTCCCGTTCATCTCCTTTGCATTGAGTTTGTCTCTCTCTTTGCgtcttttttttagcattTGTCTGTTTTGCATCGACAACGTATTCGTCCAGGAAATGAGAACGCTGCTGTCAATTTGGAGATTGAGATGGACCAAAAGTTGAGGCTAGAAAGCTTGGGGCTCAGGATGGAACAGAAGAGGGACAGACCCAATGGTGGAGAAGACATGAACATAAATGCTTTATGTAATTTTCTCGAGCAACGTGGCTGCCTAGACCGCCGGACGACAAAATAGGATTGTCAGGGGTAAGTGCAAATTTACGTCACTCGCAAAATTGCGAAAAACACCCTACGTTGCCACGTCGGCGGCTAGTGTGGCGTAGATTAGGCCAAATTCGGCAATTTGGACTAATTTGAACCAAGTTGTCAAGTTCATGGATGCTCTTTTCAAATTCACGAGTTAGTGGATGAAAGTGAATATCCTTGTCAAGTTAATGAACCCGCCATGCAATTTCCTCATACTTTTTTACTAGACGAACCgtatgtttttttaggaaaaacaATATATCAGTAAAAAGTTAAAAGTTATTTACAATGCTGATACCCAAAAATTATCAGGCAAATCTATCTAAAATTGTCTATCCAGCTACGAAAATGAGAATATTTCTTTCTTATAGCTCTGTGGAAAATGAGATTAAGCTCATCTTTGAATATCTTCTTGCATCTGAAAAGAGATGGCCTGACATTGTTGAACATATATTCGTTTCCAACAAACAAGAGTAGTGATTTCCATATGAAATGGGACCTGAAGCTGCCTCTGAACCTCCATGATGTTCAGATGAACATTATTATGTGTGGTAAACGATCCGCATGTTGACGTGAAACCAAAATAgaacctaaaaaaaatacgttGCAAGATAatgtataaaaataataaatctTTTCCCCCAAAAAGAAGAcagaattattttttatttcttatcGATGTCTGGTTTATTTTTGCAACCTTTTTGTATTCTGCAGcattatttctttttttagcgTTTTAAAATCGGCGAAGAACAGCcctttatactccctccatctctaTTTTCATTCGCTCTGTTGCCCAAAATCGCCGAGCCTAGACAGATCGGGTGAGAAAGAGAGCTCGTGCCTTGCCTTTTGGAAttcctgaaaaaaaatgtgcacgctccttttcgaaaaagatGAAGTAGGAGTATTACAGAACTActgaaaaaacagaaacaaaacaagtgGCAGCCCCGTCCAGAGGAAAGGGATAGCGAGCGAAGGGACGCCACGAACGCCACGCAGCTTCCACACTGTCCCCAGCATCTCCACTAAGCTACCCACACGGCCACATCGCTCTTCGCCCCTCGATCTCATCTCTCGACTCTCGTGCACGCCCACACCAGCCGGAGAGCtagcaaaaaggaaaaagggcaacacttccaagttccaagcACCAACCATCGTCCCTCGTTCTTATCCCCTCCTCGATCGGTGGTTCTTTGCTGATTGTGTGTCGAGTGCTCGAACACAAGGGAGCGCgccagggaagaagaagagcttgCAGCAATGGCCTTGCAGCTGCAGTCCCCGTCGCCGCTGCTGCGCGCGGCGCCAGCGGCCGGGCCCGCGCTCCGGTCGGCGTTCTGCGCACCGCCGCTGTCGGTGCGGCTGCCGGGCAGGGCGACGTCCATGGCGGCTTCAGCATCGGCGGCGCGGATCACGATGCGCTTCGGCGGCGTCGCGTCGAAGCAGGCCTACATCTGCCGGGACTGCGGGTGAGTTGGGATCGACGGTGAAGTGAAGTGAACTCGCGGTGTTCTGCTTGGATGTGTGTGTGGTGACTCTGATTGTGTTGTGTTCATGTTGCAGGTACATATACAAGGACAGGACTCCGTTCGAGAAGCAGTCCGATGATTACTTCTGCCCTGGTGAGAATAATTTACCATCCATATCTCACAGACATCTCTGTACTGTATACATACATGTCATGTCATGGGCACATATACTGATTAACGTGGAAACTGGTTTAAATTGTTAACAAAAATTGTTGACCACAAAAGATTTTGGTAGAAACCACAACATTAATATTGGTGAGTGTACAGCAGTTTTTTGCAACAACCAATCAGCGTACGAGTGTGTTCCAAGAACGCCAACGCCGCCGACGCACGCAAGAACCAGGTTCAGGGTGAAGAACGTGggttctttgtttgttttgcacTCGTATTTCTGATGGTGATCGTCGTTAATTCAATTCTGTAGAAAAACGAACTTCTTAGTTCTTACTCCGTACTACACATATAAGGATACATGGCATTCACCCTGTTAACGAAACGTCGATCACCACTGCTTTTGGATGCAGTCTGTGCTGCTCCCAAGAGAAGATTCAGGCCGTACGATCCACCCGTGGCCAAGAACGCCAACGCCACCGACGCACGCAAGGCACGCAAGGAGCAGCTGAAGAAGGACGAAAGCGTGGGGTAAGTAACTGTAAATTCAAGACGCTTTCCTTTCATATACATCTATTTGATTTTTAACTCAATTTCCGTAGAGTGGAATCTAGTAGTATTACTGATAGTGAACATGGCAAATGTGTTTTGCTCATTGCAGGAAAGCTTTGCCTATCGGTATTGCCGTTGGGATCGTTGCACTCGCCGCCTTATTCTTCTACCTGAACAGTGTCTATTAgatgaagagaagaaaagaaagaaaaggaaaaatcgCCTGGTGTGCGGAAAAGAAATATTTAAGACTGTTTCTGCCGTACGTTTGCCTCTCTGTATACGTATGGTCATATAGAACGAATATAGAGTATTGTTTTGTTGGTCCACAACTAGCCATGCTGAAATATTGAATGCCTACTATATTTTGACCTTTGCACGGTTGGTTCCCAAAAGTTCCGCTACCTGGGACATAGCCATCTATTGCAAagatttcctaaaaaaaaaaactattgcgaagatttttcttttctttggtcGAAAGCCTATTATATTTATATTGATAAACAACATTCACAGAATCAGTTTCGACTTTGGATCAGTTCGAATCCAACATGTGGGAAGGAACATCGCCGTGCAACTCACCCTTACAAAACACATGATTTGCATACATTTCCGAAAACTAAATTAACATAGTAATACGAAATGAATCTAAACTAATCCTCATCATCAGAGACGAGGATCACTCCCTCAGGTCGTCAGGTAGGCGTCGGGGCGCTGCCGGTGCTCTCCGCCTCACACACGGCGCGCTCCTCCATCTCCCAATCCCTCAGGCGAGCGGTACAAAGCTCCTGGATCTGCCAGAGGTCCCGGACGATCTCCTGGGCGGCGGCACCGCCGTTCTCGAGGATGGTCAACGAGTCATCAACTCGATTTGAACGACGGTAAAGAGGATCGATTTGGTCTGTGCGAGCGGTGCAAAAACGCACCGCCCTAGCATCAACGGAGTTTTCCACGGGACAGGATGAGGCGGCACCCTGGCCGCGCCCCGTGGCGGTGGACGGTGGCGGCAGCAGGGGAGGGTTCATAACAACGTAGCGGGTCAGGATGAGGCGGCGGGGTGCGTGGCAAGGTGGGGGGAGGGGTGCGGGGCGGGGGTGGGGGTTTTATAGGAGGGTTGCGGGGATTGGGAGGCAACTAGGTGCTGATTGGGAGGTGTCAGCGCAGATTTGGAGACAGCCGGAGAGGAGCAAAACAATTAgaaatcttctatatctaagtaggagaaaaccactacttgatttctctcaacatggaagcatgccacatcattaatttgttcacacctatttaatgggaaactcatattttttgcacatgcatgcatactaTTTTTCATCAAGCTATCTCAACTAATTGAAAAATCTAtaatctatcatacaattcCATTATACAATTTCACTGGATACTTTTTTCTTGCTCCTTTTCACTCACGTGTGTTAACTAAATTTTTTCTCAAAGCTCACGTATGTTAACTTAAATTttcgcaacaacgtgcgggacATCATCTAGTATAAAAAGGTGTGGGACCCATCCAACCGCGGAGACATGTGGCCAATAAAACGTTAAGTTAAGATGGGCCAAAGCAAATGTTAAGTATAACCGTTTATAACCCAAATATTAAAAACTTGGGACCCCAAAAGATGCTGACTTTTTGCATATACACCCATGTCGTGGCATTGTGGCGATTGCCTGCCGTTTGAGTGGTTTAGTTCAGAGACGGATTCGTTATGTGATTTTCGTGTTTGCCTCATCTTTGCCGGTTCATTTTAGCTATTCCCCTCCCTTTGAAATCAGCCTCCGCCAACTTAAAGGAGCCCAAAGAAGATGaatcaaacaaaattaaaaaacgTAAGAGAAATTTCAATGCTTACCTTCCCGCGTCAGTTAATTGACGGAGTATTATTCATGAGATGCCAACACCACCAGAATAAATCCTACTATCGGGCACAATTTTGCAAAACAATCATAGTCACCACCTGGTTCTCAACCGTACAAGCATTCCCAAATTTAATAGAATGACATGCCGTGTTAAATCATATGGAAAttcaaaacacaaaaataggaAATAGAAGATGTTTGTTTGCACCATAAGAAAATGCATACCCAAACTTATTTTGGATCTcaaggaaacaaaagaaatttggCTTCGAGATGAGGCATATAGAAAATATATCCCTCAAAATTAgaatcatttgaaaaattctTGAAATTCGTTTGCACCAAAAGACCCTCGTTTTGGAAATACTACGATGTTTTTCAGGGTCATAGATTCATTCCGCGTTACATTTCAAGGATGAGAGAGAGCAAATGGCAAGGTTCTCGGGCTGGCAACAGAGCGTTGGTGCCACGGGTGGTACCAACAAAAggctctctttctctttctctccctgGCCCTCTGCCTCGACATTGATCGCTTTCCATCTTCCTGCAAACCGACTCCATCCCTTCCCTCGACCCCAAGTTTCGAATCCCGGCCACGGCCGCCTCTGCTATATGTCTCTCCGGTCGCCAGGACCAATGCTGGACGCGCTGGGGAAGAAGCCTGACGGGcccgggacggcggcggcggcagtgatGGAGGCCAAGGCGAAGGAGACCAAGGACGGGGTCGTGAAGGAGGTCATACGGCTCGAGAGGGAGTCCGTCATCCCCATCCTCAAGCCCAAGCTCGCCATGAAGCTCGCCTACCTCATCGGTATCATGTCCTATCTATCAATCCGCGCCCGTCTCTTGGGTTTGCTTTGATCGTTGCGCGCGTCGCATTGGCCTGCCTGCTGCCCCGGAGGCATTGCGTTCCTTGATAATGGGACGGGAAATCGTTGATTTTGGTTGCGATTACGGTGATCAGGTTGATTGTACCATAGAGGAATGATCTCTCTCCGTATCTTGTATTATCCATCGTTTACTTGTTTTTCATTTCCAATTGCCATGACCGGACCAAGAGGCGATAATTGGAACGATATCTTTGGAACATTGGGAGAATGTTAGTTAGATAGATTGTTGTTCTCTCTGCTAAAAATACCATTTGGGGTTTTTTACTAGCTCATTCTTcccctttccaaaaaaaaggaaaaaaaaaacaagctgaTTGCCCAAAGGAAAtgcgcaaaaaagaaaacagttcGGCACTGATGCGTTCTAGCACGAATCACGGACAGGGTGGATTCCACTTCATTTAAGTGAGGCTCTAATCCAATATCTTTATGTCGTCTTGTAGTTCTATGAGTTGGTTTTATATGAATTTTATTGGTACTGTTTACTTGAAATGGTGTGGTTTTGTTTACATTCACATAGCTGATATAATTTTGCAATTATGTgtttctgtaaaaaaaatggctgtgtgcattgtttcgatgcagaggccggagaGTTCACCCTTTTCCGAAAAAACATAGCTGATTCATGTTCCTGAATTACTCTTCAGAGCAAGACAAGGACCGTGCCGAGTTTATGAAGCTATGTAAGAGGGTGGAGTACACCGTCCGTGCATGGTATCTCCTGCAATTCGAAGATCTAATGGTAGgcccctcttctcttctctaaTTATTCTGGAACTGTCTCCATGTTTGCATAGTTTATTTTAGCTGAATAGTTATTCTGTGGTTCAGCAATTGTACGCGCTATTCGATCCTGTTTCTGGTGAGAAGAGTTTGGAGCAGCAGAGCCTGACACCCAATGAGATTGAAACTCTTGAactcaactttttgacttaTCTATTTCAGGTTGGACCACAATCTGCATCTTTTTCGTTTTAATATATGTTATCTCTGAGATTTTATCTGATGATAACAATACTCGctctgttccaaaatatattCCTGGTCTTAAGTAGATAATGGATAAGAGCAACTTCAAGTTGTTATCTGATGAAGAGAATGAAGTAGCTCATTCTGGACAGTATCTTTTGAACCTTCCAATCAAAGTTGATGAATCTAAGGTCAGAAACTACTTTTGTACCTTTGTACCAGTTTAGATTAAGGATCACAACTATTTGTGCTCACAAGACATTGAATTGTTTAACTAATTTGTGCACGATTGTAGGTAGACAAGAAGTTGTTGACAAAGTACTTTAAAGAGCACCCTCATGATAATCTACCAGCATTCGTTGATAAGGTACTCGTCGCGGACCCTAAGTGGTATCTGCTTTACATTTTACTTTTCTTTCACACATGATGATGGATGCATTGATAAAtaggaaaataaaaaggagGAAACCAGCTTTTTTGTTCTAATGTTATAATGACTTCCTCTCTTTTTAGTTGCTACCCATAACTCACCAACATGTAGAAGTTGCATTTGATGTTGAAATCAGTTTTCAGTTCTGAAAATCTTTTATATGCATTCTGATCACCTCAACCATGCCTTTGTAGTATATTGTCTTCCGTCGAGGCATTGGAATCGACCTGACAACAGATTACTTCTTCATGGAGAAAGTAGATGTAATCATATCACGATTTTGGAGATTCTTGCTCAAAGTCACAATGTATGATAGTGTGATCCAGAATTAGCATCATGTTTTTCCCCCTAAAGTGAACGTATCTTTTAATACGATAATGCACTAAAATGACATATTTCTATTTTAACAACAGGATTGATAAACTGTTCTCCAAGAAGCGGCAATTAAGGCCAAAAAAGGACACAAAGAAGACTGACGAAgttaatgaagaagaagaagctgacCTCTTTGTTGAGCGCATTCGCCTAGAAAAAATGGAGCTGAGGTTTTAGATTAGGACTCGctttatattattatttttgttgacgAAAATTGAACTCACCATCCAATCCGTATTTGTCCTTTTTATGGCAGCATAAAGAATCTACTAAGACAGATGACAATTCAAGAGCCTACATTTGAAAGGATGATCGTGGTATATAGGTAAATATGCTGTGAACATTTCCATTGTCTTTGCTTAAATAACAACGCAGTTTCTTACCTTCAGAGTTGACATATTGATGCAGTTGATTATTCTGATTACAGGAGGGCTTGCAAAGAAACTAAGCCAGATCGAGGAATATTTGTGAAGCATTTCAAGAACATTCCAATGGCTGACATGGAGTTAGTCTTGGTAATACAAATTGCCTGATGTGCGCTTCATAAGTGATGTTTGCAGCATATATAGTTTTGGCAGGTTTATTTATTTCCTCTCAGTACATACCTGACATTAGTACTTGTGATGTAGCCAGAGAAGAAGAACCCCAGTTTAACGCCTATGGATTGGGTCAAGTTTCTTATTTCTGCTGTGCTTGGTTTGGTATGTGTCTTATGCTTTAGATACCAAACATGCTAGAGAGTTAATCTTTGACCATCTCAAACGCATCTTATTCTCAGGTCACTCTAATAGGTTCTCTTGAAATGCCAAAGGCTGATATATGGGTTGTGACAGCAATAGTTTCTGGTTTGGTTGGATACTGTGCTAAAATCTACTTCACGTAAGTGAATTAACATATAGTGCCATTTGATAAATGACAATTGTGTACCAAAATGGTTAATACCCTGACACTTCCATGGGATAAAATTGTCTCTTGCTGAACAGGTTTCAGGCAAATATGGTGACTTATCAGAATTTAATTACCAAATCAATGTATGATAAGCAGCTTGATAGTGGGAAAGGAACACTTCTGCACTTGTGCGAT carries:
- the LOC100829949 gene encoding uncharacterized protein LOC100829949; this translates as MALQLQSPSPLLRAAPAAGPALRSAFCAPPLSVRLPGRATSMAASASAARITMRFGGVASKQAYICRDCGYIYKDRTPFEKQSDDYFCPVCAAPKRRFRPYDPPVAKNANATDARKARKEQLKKDESVGKALPIGIAVGIVALAALFFYLNSVY
- the LOC100830251 gene encoding uncharacterized protein LOC100830251, with the protein product MSLRSPGPMLDALGKKPDGPGTAAAAVMEAKAKETKDGVVKEVIRLERESVIPILKPKLAMKLAYLIEQDKDRAEFMKLCKRVEYTVRAWYLLQFEDLMQLYALFDPVSGEKSLEQQSLTPNEIETLELNFLTYLFQIMDKSNFKLLSDEENEVAHSGQYLLNLPIKVDESKVDKKLLTKYFKEHPHDNLPAFVDKYIVFRRGIGIDLTTDYFFMEKVDVIISRFWRFLLKVTMIDKLFSKKRQLRPKKDTKKTDEVNEEEEADLFVERIRLEKMELSIKNLLRQMTIQEPTFERMIVVYRRACKETKPDRGIFVKHFKNIPMADMELVLPEKKNPSLTPMDWVKFLISAVLGLVTLIGSLEMPKADIWVVTAIVSGLVGYCAKIYFTFQANMVTYQNLITKSMYDKQLDSGKGTLLHLCDDVIQQEVKEIIVSYYILMEQGKATIQDLDLRCEQLIKEEFGVECNFDVVDAVKKLEKLGIVSRDSIGRILCVPLKRANEIIGTTTEEMVIRAQQAPAGP